Proteins co-encoded in one Parcubacteria group bacterium genomic window:
- the pheS gene encoding phenylalanine--tRNA ligase subunit alpha, which produces MKKRLEQLRKDAMAAFEKATDAAAIEKLYTQFLGRKAELARISKEMKSLADAERPAVGKLINDVKKDILDIIQKKKSVSPAGTSTSRKFDHTLPGIAPAVGHVHPITLFLEKIEAIFVPMGYEVVEGPEMETQEYNFDLLNVPRDHPSRDIQDTFYVGKADKRGRPLVLRTHTSPVQIRAMKTRKPPVRLLVPGRVFRNERTDAGHETTFYQVEGLVIDRAISVTDLMGTLELFLKRLYGDAVKIRVRPHFYPFTEPSMDIDMSCLLCRGKGCSFCKQSGWIETLGSGMVHPNVLANMGVDPAQWSGFAFGLGIDRLMMLYYGVDDIRLSYGGDLRFIEQF; this is translated from the coding sequence ATGAAGAAGCGCCTGGAACAACTGCGGAAGGACGCAATGGCTGCGTTTGAGAAAGCAACTGACGCGGCAGCCATTGAAAAGCTGTACACGCAGTTTTTGGGGCGCAAAGCAGAGCTCGCGCGCATCTCCAAGGAAATGAAATCTTTGGCTGACGCGGAACGCCCGGCAGTCGGGAAGCTCATCAATGACGTCAAAAAAGACATTTTGGACATCATCCAAAAAAAGAAATCTGTTTCGCCAGCAGGCACATCAACGTCACGTAAGTTTGACCACACGCTTCCGGGAATTGCGCCCGCAGTCGGGCATGTGCACCCCATCACCCTTTTTTTGGAAAAGATAGAAGCTATTTTCGTTCCGATGGGGTATGAGGTGGTGGAGGGCCCGGAGATGGAGACCCAGGAGTATAATTTTGATTTGCTGAACGTGCCGCGCGACCACCCCTCGCGCGACATCCAGGACACGTTTTACGTTGGCAAGGCTGACAAGCGCGGCCGCCCCTTAGTGCTGCGCACACACACGTCTCCCGTGCAAATCCGCGCCATGAAGACGCGTAAGCCGCCGGTGCGATTACTGGTTCCGGGGCGCGTGTTCCGCAACGAGCGAACGGATGCGGGGCACGAAACCACGTTCTACCAAGTGGAGGGCCTGGTGATTGACCGCGCCATCAGCGTGACCGACCTCATGGGAACCCTGGAACTCTTCCTCAAACGCTTGTACGGAGATGCGGTCAAAATCCGTGTGCGCCCGCACTTTTACCCGTTTACGGAGCCGTCCATGGACATTGATATGAGCTGTTTACTGTGCAGGGGAAAGGGCTGTTCGTTCTGCAAGCAGTCAGGCTGGATAGAGACGCTCGGCTCGGGCATGGTGCACCCGAATGTATTGGCTAATATGGGGGTTGACCCCGCACAGTGGTCCGGCTTTGCGTTCGGCCTGGGCATTGACCGCTTGATGATGCTGTATTACGGGGTTGATGACATCCGCCTCTCATACGGCGGGGATTTGCGGTTTATTGAGCAGTTTTAA
- a CDS encoding STAS domain-containing protein: MNLTQEQHGNVVVVTFHGDVLDARNVKEFRQAMDPILEQHDTMILDMSEITFVDSSGLGSLLDCLRKLTTDRDGRFDLCSLTRPVRTLFEMVRIHRIFEIHNTREDALQRRQKKGADTE; this comes from the coding sequence ATGAACCTCACCCAGGAACAGCACGGAAATGTGGTTGTGGTCACGTTCCACGGCGATGTACTGGATGCGCGCAACGTCAAGGAATTCCGCCAGGCCATGGACCCCATCCTTGAGCAGCACGACACCATGATCCTGGACATGTCCGAGATTACATTCGTGGACTCCTCGGGTCTGGGCAGCCTCTTGGACTGCCTGCGCAAGCTCACTACTGACCGCGACGGCAGATTTGATCTCTGCAGCCTCACGAGGCCAGTGCGCACGCTCTTTGAGATGGTGCGCATACACCGCATTTTTGAGATCCATAACACCCGCGAAGATGCACTTCAGAGGCGCCAAAAAAAAGGCGCAGACACAGAGTAG
- a CDS encoding Fic family protein, whose product MTIISSKQQKILDLFLRQDFISSSEVHSRLAREGQETSLVTIKRELSRMAAAGLLAAFGRGRSRAYGISVLGRIWSEVDANRYCATEPDERFGLARFNFDLLPSFLSDIFTPAEQAALEKATDEYHARTARLPRAIQKKELERLIIELSWKSSKIEGNTYTLLDTEKLILERKEALGHDKKEARMILNHKDAFEFVYEHKKEFRVLTRPNLEQLHGMVVKDLSVGAGLRQKPVGVTGSKYRPLDNAHQIREAVEALAAAMARAKTPYAKALLALLGISYIQPFNDGNKRTARIMANAILLAHNCAPLSYRSVKEKDYREATLVFYEVNSIIPFKAIFIEQYVFAAKNYAVK is encoded by the coding sequence ATGACCATAATCAGTTCAAAGCAGCAAAAAATACTGGATTTATTTCTACGCCAAGATTTCATAAGTTCTTCAGAGGTTCACAGCCGCCTGGCCAGAGAAGGCCAAGAAACCTCGCTGGTAACCATTAAGCGAGAACTATCCCGCATGGCCGCGGCGGGGCTTTTGGCCGCTTTTGGCCGCGGCCGGTCGCGCGCGTACGGCATCAGCGTTTTAGGGCGCATCTGGAGCGAGGTGGACGCGAACCGTTACTGCGCCACGGAACCGGACGAGCGCTTTGGGCTCGCGCGTTTTAATTTTGATCTGCTGCCGTCGTTCCTCTCCGATATCTTCACTCCGGCCGAACAAGCCGCTCTTGAAAAGGCAACCGACGAATATCATGCGCGGACGGCGCGGTTACCGCGGGCCATTCAAAAGAAAGAATTAGAACGGCTCATCATAGAACTGTCCTGGAAATCATCAAAGATTGAGGGGAATACGTATACGCTTCTTGACACGGAGAAGCTTATTTTAGAGCGCAAGGAAGCTCTTGGGCATGATAAAAAAGAAGCCCGCATGATTCTCAATCACAAGGACGCGTTTGAGTTTGTGTACGAACATAAGAAAGAGTTTCGCGTTCTGACGCGCCCTAATCTTGAACAACTGCATGGCATGGTAGTGAAAGATTTAAGCGTGGGCGCGGGATTGCGCCAAAAACCGGTCGGCGTAACCGGTTCCAAGTATCGGCCGCTGGACAACGCGCATCAGATTAGAGAGGCGGTAGAGGCGCTGGCGGCCGCCATGGCAAGGGCGAAAACCCCCTATGCCAAAGCCCTCTTGGCCTTGCTCGGCATCAGCTACATTCAGCCGTTTAATGACGGCAATAAGCGCACCGCGCGCATTATGGCAAACGCGATATTGCTGGCGCACAACTGCGCGCCTCTATCCTATCGGAGCGTAAAGGAGAAAGACTACCGCGAAGCGACCCTCGTGTTTTACGAGGTTAATTCAATTATTCCATTTAAGGCTATCTTCATAGAGCAGTACGTGTTTGCCGCGAAAAATTATGCGGTGAAATAA
- a CDS encoding calcium/sodium antiporter, whose protein sequence is MMFFVILFFGIGILALYKGADLLVSHASALAAKMGVSTAVVGLSVVTLGGIMPETSIAITASLSGANDLIIGNAIGSSVLKLALVFGLAAVIAPLRIHASTLKHEFPWVMLAAVLIYFLAFDLTVSRGDAIILILLGIAFQWYSIRTSHAEMRKELGAHKHRRRKKEALKTGRAWVRIVLGLVLIILGAKLFVDSSLALAVQFNVSELLVGILVIAIGASIPELVVTLVSAAKHQPGIGIGNVIGSNVMNIHLVVGVAALISPIAINPDLLIFDFPAFIFAAILVAALFKSHHTLTRFEGAVLVMGYLLYAVYSVKFWG, encoded by the coding sequence ATGATGTTTTTCGTAATCCTGTTTTTTGGCATCGGCATACTTGCCCTGTACAAGGGCGCTGACTTGCTCGTGTCGCACGCGTCCGCGCTTGCCGCGAAAATGGGCGTCTCAACCGCGGTGGTGGGATTGTCCGTGGTCACGCTCGGGGGCATCATGCCCGAGACGTCCATCGCTATCACGGCCTCGCTCTCCGGGGCGAATGACCTCATCATCGGCAATGCCATCGGCTCCTCGGTGCTCAAGCTCGCGCTCGTGTTCGGCTTGGCCGCGGTGATAGCCCCTTTGCGCATCCACGCAAGCACCCTCAAGCACGAGTTTCCCTGGGTCATGCTTGCCGCAGTGCTCATCTACTTTCTGGCGTTTGACCTTACGGTCAGCCGCGGGGACGCCATCATCCTCATACTCCTCGGCATTGCGTTCCAGTGGTACTCCATCCGCACGTCCCACGCGGAGATGCGCAAGGAACTGGGCGCGCACAAGCACCGGCGCCGCAAGAAGGAAGCGCTCAAAACCGGCAGGGCCTGGGTGCGGATTGTACTCGGGCTTGTCCTCATCATCCTCGGCGCAAAATTGTTTGTTGATTCAAGCCTTGCGCTTGCCGTGCAGTTTAACGTGTCCGAGCTCTTGGTGGGCATTCTCGTGATCGCAATCGGCGCGTCCATCCCCGAGCTCGTGGTAACCCTGGTGTCCGCTGCCAAGCACCAGCCCGGCATCGGCATCGGCAATGTGATCGGCTCCAACGTGATGAACATCCATTTGGTGGTGGGCGTTGCCGCGCTCATTTCGCCCATTGCCATCAACCCGGACCTTTTGATTTTTGACTTTCCGGCGTTCATCTTTGCCGCGATCCTGGTTGCCGCACTCTTCAAGTCCCACCACACGCTGACGCGGTTTGAGGGCGCGGTCTTGGTGATGGGGTACCTCTTGTACGCGGTGTACAGCGTCAAGTTTTGGGGATAA
- a CDS encoding phenylalanine--tRNA ligase subunit beta → MNLPISWLKEFVNVKAKPHEIAERLTLSGSEVEKITDNANGLSKIVVGQIKNIKPHPNADKLQIAYVDVGNKSLLEIVCGAPNIAVGQKVPCVLVGGSVPGLKIEARSVRGIKSHGMLASPRELGINDDHSGIFILPKDAKIGADAVKFLGLDEAVLELAITPNRSDCFSIRGLAREVAALYGLKLKPPPRPLLNKGGGIKESGTSASSSLTVKIADKKLCPLYCARVIQGVSVAPSPLWLSNRLAQAGIASINNVVDATNYVMYELGHPLHAFDANKMAGDTITVRRAKRGEKIIALDDATYTLTESMLVVADEKRAAAIAGVMGGKESGINNGTQNIILEAAVFNSASVRATSKALGLRSESSSRFEKGVDPSIVEEAIDRAAASIRDLAGGVVLKGIVSSGSAEVPKRSIKLSVAEAHRLLGVAVPASKIKSILQSLGFVVAGTSRPPLRPPLGKGGKLEVKIPSWRMHDTREEADLIEEIGRMLDYNKLPKTLPMATLASPRVLPLHELRHALRHFLAGLGFTELLTYSFYQESAIKLSGHAKAEHIKLTNPVNDEFPYLRTSLGPWMLEKLSKNSSLLSRDAFRLFEIGKVFRKTKGESWKAAIGLINTKQSDEELFRTLVGIIASFTGEQLTMEKERGTYRIGVRKRPIGFITIHPRGTVPGLRFRSSCAISFLDVEALSGARAKGKAVYAPIPFYPVVERDLSLSVPSVVEYRELEATISHFNPLIKKVELFDSYHGLETSASLTVRLTCFSTDRTLESKEVDVIMEKLRSVLAKKYNVSFR, encoded by the coding sequence ATGAATCTACCAATCAGTTGGCTGAAAGAATTTGTGAACGTGAAAGCGAAACCGCACGAGATTGCGGAGCGCTTAACGCTGTCCGGTTCAGAAGTTGAGAAGATTACGGACAATGCCAATGGTTTGTCAAAAATCGTGGTGGGCCAGATCAAAAACATTAAGCCGCACCCGAACGCGGACAAGTTGCAGATCGCGTACGTTGATGTGGGCAACAAGTCATTGCTGGAAATTGTGTGCGGCGCCCCGAACATTGCGGTCGGCCAAAAGGTTCCCTGCGTTTTGGTTGGCGGAAGCGTTCCGGGCTTGAAGATAGAGGCTAGATCCGTGCGCGGCATCAAATCACACGGCATGTTGGCCTCACCAAGAGAACTGGGCATAAACGATGACCACTCCGGCATTTTTATTCTTCCCAAAGACGCGAAAATAGGGGCTGACGCGGTCAAATTTCTTGGATTAGATGAGGCTGTGCTGGAGCTTGCCATTACCCCGAACCGCAGCGACTGTTTTTCCATACGCGGGCTTGCGAGGGAGGTTGCGGCGCTGTATGGGCTCAAGCTCAAACCACCCCCTCGCCCCCTCCTTAATAAAGGAGGGGGAATAAAGGAAAGCGGCACCAGCGCATCATCATCTCTCACCGTTAAAATCGCGGACAAGAAGCTCTGCCCGCTCTATTGCGCCCGCGTGATCCAGGGCGTTTCAGTCGCGCCGTCTCCGCTGTGGCTTTCCAACCGGCTCGCCCAGGCTGGCATTGCATCCATCAACAACGTGGTTGACGCGACAAACTACGTGATGTACGAGTTGGGCCACCCCTTGCACGCATTTGACGCGAACAAGATGGCAGGGGACACGATAACTGTTAGGCGCGCAAAGCGCGGGGAAAAAATCATTGCCTTGGACGATGCAACCTACACGCTCACGGAAAGCATGCTCGTGGTGGCTGATGAGAAGCGCGCCGCGGCAATTGCCGGGGTTATGGGGGGTAAAGAATCCGGCATCAATAACGGCACCCAGAACATCATCCTGGAGGCTGCGGTGTTCAATAGCGCATCTGTGCGCGCAACGTCAAAAGCTCTTGGATTGCGCAGTGAATCATCCAGCAGATTTGAAAAAGGCGTGGACCCAAGTATCGTAGAAGAGGCGATTGACCGCGCCGCCGCCTCTATCCGCGACCTGGCAGGCGGCGTGGTGCTCAAAGGCATTGTGTCATCCGGAAGCGCGGAAGTTCCCAAGCGCTCCATCAAATTGTCAGTGGCTGAAGCGCATCGCTTGCTCGGAGTTGCGGTTCCGGCATCAAAAATCAAGTCAATCCTGCAATCACTGGGATTTGTCGTGGCTGGCACGTCAAGACCCCCCCTTCGTCCCCCCCTTGGCAAAGGGGGGAAATTAGAGGTCAAGATTCCGTCATGGCGGATGCATGACACACGTGAGGAAGCTGACCTCATAGAAGAAATCGGCAGGATGCTTGATTACAACAAGCTCCCCAAGACCTTGCCCATGGCAACGCTTGCAAGCCCGAGGGTTCTACCCTTGCACGAGCTGCGGCATGCGTTGCGCCACTTTTTGGCGGGCCTCGGATTCACGGAGCTTTTGACGTACTCGTTCTACCAGGAAAGCGCCATCAAACTTTCGGGCCACGCAAAGGCGGAGCACATCAAGCTTACCAACCCGGTCAACGATGAATTTCCGTACCTGCGAACTTCGCTTGGGCCGTGGATGCTGGAAAAACTTTCCAAGAATTCATCACTGCTCTCGCGCGATGCGTTCCGCTTGTTTGAGATCGGCAAGGTGTTCCGCAAAACAAAAGGCGAGTCCTGGAAAGCGGCCATTGGGCTCATCAACACGAAACAGTCAGACGAGGAACTGTTCCGCACCTTAGTCGGAATCATCGCGTCATTCACGGGTGAGCAGCTGACCATGGAAAAGGAGCGCGGCACGTACCGCATAGGCGTCCGCAAGCGTCCCATTGGATTCATCACCATCCATCCCAGAGGAACGGTTCCGGGACTGCGGTTTCGGAGCTCGTGCGCAATCTCATTCCTTGACGTGGAGGCGCTCTCCGGTGCCCGCGCAAAGGGAAAAGCAGTATACGCCCCTATTCCGTTTTACCCGGTTGTGGAGCGCGACCTTTCGCTTTCCGTGCCTTCTGTGGTAGAATACAGGGAGCTTGAGGCTACGATTTCCCATTTTAATCCGCTCATAAAAAAGGTTGAGTTGTTTGATTCCTACCACGGCCTGGAAACAAGCGCGAGCCTGACCGTGCGCCTCACCTGTTTCTCCACGGACCGGACGTTAGAATCAAAAGAAGTTGATGTGATTATGGAAAAACTGCGGTCAGTACTCGCAAAAAAATACAACGTTTCGTTTAGGTAA
- a CDS encoding type II toxin-antitoxin system RelE/ParE family toxin — protein sequence MGEWELEFSVAAEDDLAALDNELRQRIINKLDWFLENFDSLSPESLTGEYREFYKLRAGQWRIFYKVNWQQKTITVHYIDPRDKAYRKR from the coding sequence ATGGGGGAATGGGAGTTGGAATTTTCCGTTGCGGCCGAGGATGACCTCGCCGCGCTTGATAACGAACTGCGGCAGAGAATCATCAATAAGCTTGATTGGTTTTTGGAAAATTTTGATTCGCTTTCTCCTGAATCATTAACCGGCGAGTACAGGGAATTTTATAAATTGAGAGCGGGCCAGTGGAGAATATTCTATAAGGTCAACTGGCAACAAAAGACAATCACGGTCCACTATATTGACCCGAGAGACAAAGCGTACAGGAAAAGATAG